A window of Apium graveolens cultivar Ventura chromosome 8, ASM990537v1, whole genome shotgun sequence contains these coding sequences:
- the LOC141680521 gene encoding V-type proton ATPase catalytic subunit A-like — translation MVMWFPPQKNITWMPFTDDEAEMPADSRYPAYLTARLASFYECAGKVKFLDGPERNGSVTVVGVVSPPRGDFSDPCYICHIQHRSGIMGLRQKAAPEDMKSLYEKFNSYFVDIRIKAGEVLQKEDDLNEIIQI, via the exons ATGGTAATGTGGTTTCCACCTCAAAAAAACATTACATGGATGCCCTTTACAGATGATGAA GCAGAAATGCCTGCTGACAGTAGGTATCCTGCTTACTTGACGGCTCGTCTAGCCTCCTTCTACGAGTGTGCAGGTAAGGTGAAGTTCCTTGATGGACCAGAACGTAATGGAAGTGTTACCGTTGTTGGTGTTGTTTCACCTCCAAGAGGAGATTTTTCTGACCCCTGTTACATCTGCCACATTCAGCATCGTTCAG gTATTATGGGGCTTAGACAAAAAGCTGCCCCAGAG GATATGAAGTCCTTATATGAGAAATTTAATTCATACTTTGTTGACATCCGGATAAAAGCTGGTGAGGTTCTTCAGAAGGAAGATGATCTGAATGAAATTATTCAG ATATAG